A genomic window from Periweissella cryptocerci includes:
- a CDS encoding peptidylprolyl isomerase yields MKLKQIGGIIALIVVTAAITVMATSWGMNRSVATSKYGNISKNAFYTDVKTSTAAQNQLKQAMLDKILAAKYGKQITTQVVNSEYEKSARVYGDSAWNTMLKQSNYTETSFKAKIKANLLIRAAVKANVKITTQDLQQAFKTYQPTVTVQSIMVGQKNVAQTVTKQLASGQSFEKMVVKYSLDTNTNSTHGQMVPFNATAKNVDPAIMQAAFKLKNRQVSAPIKGKNGYYIIKMVNNPGKGTMKEHQAYLETQIINDYMTGSHGKSLNMVLKKLYDAADIRVHDSALTAVEKY; encoded by the coding sequence ATGAAGCTTAAGCAAATTGGTGGAATTATCGCGCTTATTGTCGTCACGGCTGCTATTACAGTGATGGCGACTAGCTGGGGGATGAATCGCAGCGTTGCAACATCTAAATACGGTAACATCAGTAAAAATGCATTTTACACGGATGTTAAGACCTCAACGGCTGCTCAAAATCAGTTAAAACAGGCCATGCTAGACAAGATTTTAGCTGCCAAATATGGCAAACAAATCACTACGCAGGTGGTTAATAGTGAATACGAAAAAAGTGCGCGCGTGTATGGTGATAGCGCATGGAACACCATGCTCAAGCAGAGTAATTACACGGAAACTTCATTCAAAGCCAAAATTAAAGCAAATTTGTTAATAAGGGCCGCCGTGAAAGCGAATGTCAAAATTACGACGCAAGATTTACAGCAAGCTTTTAAAACATATCAACCAACTGTTACAGTGCAATCAATCATGGTAGGGCAAAAAAATGTTGCCCAAACCGTCACTAAGCAACTAGCTAGTGGTCAATCATTTGAAAAAATGGTGGTCAAATATTCCTTAGACACCAATACGAATAGTACCCACGGACAAATGGTGCCGTTTAACGCCACCGCCAAAAATGTTGATCCGGCGATAATGCAAGCGGCCTTCAAGCTTAAGAACCGGCAAGTTAGTGCACCGATTAAGGGGAAGAACGGCTATTACATTATCAAAATGGTTAATAATCCCGGTAAAGGGACAATGAAGGAACATCAAGCGTATCTCGAAACGCAGATCATCAACGACTATATGACCGGGAGTCACGGGAAAAGTCTGAATATGGTACTAAAGAAGCTCTACGATGCGGCGG
- a CDS encoding DUF916 and DUF3324 domain-containing protein, whose translation MKKWFKLILFIGIFIGAIATSKPAVMASELPFAVKTILPSNQVNKLHTYFDLKVKPGQQQTLRVTLTNDTNRTVVVKPTIGLARTNSAGVVEYKNAKLSMAQNLKIRLDKILTTQSTITIPAKTDKVLNLQLKMPKTKFQGVLAGGITFEEVTKGKASNPTKGMSIVNKYAYVVGVVLREANTPVKSAVTLNKIAANQINYRNVISAQITNQSAKYLNQVKVQTKITKLNSPKVLYNGRLTAGQIAPNSVFDYPTPLNGQSLKPGKYSLDLVMKAGTEKWHFVREFTISGQTASKFNKSDVTIKRDYTQYFIIAGVLLLLIVIYLIYRRLKKQDKKYQAYIAKLEGNQENEA comes from the coding sequence ATGAAAAAATGGTTCAAATTAATTTTGTTTATCGGGATATTTATCGGGGCAATCGCTACCAGTAAACCAGCGGTCATGGCGAGTGAATTGCCATTTGCGGTTAAAACTATCCTGCCAAGTAATCAGGTTAATAAATTACACACGTACTTTGACTTAAAAGTTAAGCCAGGTCAACAGCAAACACTTCGCGTGACCTTAACGAATGATACTAATCGTACGGTCGTTGTGAAACCAACCATTGGGTTAGCACGAACTAATAGCGCCGGGGTTGTTGAATATAAAAATGCCAAATTATCGATGGCCCAAAACTTAAAAATTCGCTTAGATAAAATTCTGACAACACAAAGCACAATTACAATCCCCGCCAAAACGGATAAAGTGCTTAATTTGCAATTAAAAATGCCCAAAACAAAGTTTCAAGGAGTTTTAGCGGGTGGCATTACCTTTGAAGAAGTTACTAAGGGCAAAGCATCAAATCCGACGAAGGGGATGTCGATTGTTAATAAATATGCCTACGTCGTTGGGGTTGTCTTGCGGGAAGCCAACACGCCGGTTAAATCCGCCGTCACGTTAAACAAAATTGCCGCTAACCAAATCAACTACCGGAATGTAATTTCTGCCCAAATTACGAATCAAAGTGCCAAATATCTAAATCAAGTTAAGGTACAAACCAAGATTACGAAACTAAACTCACCAAAAGTCCTCTACAACGGGCGCTTAACGGCCGGCCAAATTGCTCCAAACTCGGTCTTTGATTATCCAACACCGCTTAATGGGCAATCGCTCAAGCCAGGGAAGTATAGTCTAGATTTAGTTATGAAAGCTGGCACGGAAAAATGGCATTTTGTGCGGGAATTTACGATTTCTGGGCAAACTGCTAGTAAATTCAACAAATCAGATGTAACAATCAAACGTGATTACACGCAATATTTCATAATTGCCGGAGTACTGTTATTACTCATCGTAATCTACTTGATATATCGCCGTCTTAAGAAGCAAGACAAAAAATATCAAGCTTACATCGCAAAATTAGAGGGTAATCAGGAAAATGAAGCTTAA